From Alcaligenes faecalis, the proteins below share one genomic window:
- a CDS encoding ATP-dependent acyl-CoA ligase, producing the protein MHAHSIPASELPLFSIPATQRTVPALLRLRAERMGDAPLFSDRNTHYTGQQTVQAAAASASRLSRAGIKRGDRVALLCTNRHEFLDMVLGCGWLGAIVVPINTASRGAQLQHILCNSQASLLVVETNLTPLLADVDLGATAVQQAWLIQGQEAAQTLSVATCDLPPLGDYCEPADIGPGDTLAILYTSGTSGPSKGVQCPHAQFYWWGIYTASKLGMKPDDVLYTCLPMFHTNALNTFFQALVSDACMVVDKRFSASRFFDNLYETGATITYLLGAMVPILLSKPETAAEKLHKTRIALGPGVPEQFHSQFLERCHMYLLDGFGSTETNYVMGRGIQEQRNGYMGRVSEGFEALVVDENDNPLPDGEVGELLLRADEPYAFALGYYGQPDKTVETWKNLWFHTGDRVVRDADGYYRFVDRLKDMIRRRGENISSYEVEQALASHPAVHTVAVYAAKSELAEDEVMAMIVLRPDCTVSCEELLQHCERRLPYFAVPRFIEFAQVLPTTENGKIQKFALRDRGVGPDTWDREKAGYQVRR; encoded by the coding sequence ATGCACGCCCATTCCATTCCAGCTTCTGAATTGCCGCTGTTTTCAATACCTGCCACGCAGCGCACGGTACCCGCTCTGTTGCGCCTGCGCGCAGAGCGCATGGGTGATGCTCCGCTGTTTTCAGACCGCAACACTCACTACACCGGCCAGCAAACGGTGCAGGCCGCCGCCGCCAGTGCCAGCCGCCTGAGCCGTGCCGGTATCAAGCGGGGCGATCGTGTTGCCCTGCTGTGTACCAACCGTCACGAATTTCTGGATATGGTTCTGGGTTGTGGTTGGCTGGGCGCAATTGTGGTGCCTATCAATACCGCTTCGCGGGGGGCGCAGTTGCAGCACATCTTGTGCAATAGCCAGGCCAGTCTGCTGGTGGTGGAAACGAATCTGACACCACTGCTGGCCGATGTGGACCTTGGTGCCACTGCTGTTCAGCAAGCCTGGCTGATTCAAGGCCAGGAAGCCGCACAAACGCTGTCTGTAGCCACCTGTGATCTGCCTCCTTTGGGCGATTACTGCGAGCCTGCTGATATAGGCCCCGGCGATACGCTGGCCATTCTGTACACCTCCGGCACCTCGGGCCCTTCCAAAGGGGTGCAGTGCCCTCACGCCCAGTTCTACTGGTGGGGTATTTACACCGCCAGCAAGCTGGGCATGAAGCCTGATGACGTGCTGTACACCTGCCTGCCCATGTTCCACACCAATGCTTTGAACACATTTTTCCAGGCCCTGGTCAGCGACGCCTGCATGGTGGTGGACAAGCGTTTCTCGGCCAGCCGTTTCTTCGACAATCTGTACGAAACCGGCGCGACGATTACCTATCTGTTGGGCGCGATGGTGCCTATCTTGCTGTCCAAACCAGAGACGGCAGCAGAGAAGCTGCACAAGACCCGCATTGCCCTGGGCCCTGGTGTTCCCGAGCAGTTTCATAGCCAGTTTCTGGAGCGCTGCCACATGTATCTGCTGGATGGCTTTGGCTCTACCGAAACCAACTATGTGATGGGCCGTGGCATTCAGGAACAGCGCAATGGCTATATGGGCCGCGTCTCTGAAGGCTTTGAGGCGCTGGTCGTGGATGAAAACGACAACCCGCTGCCAGACGGTGAAGTGGGTGAGCTGTTGCTGCGCGCCGATGAACCCTATGCCTTCGCGCTGGGTTACTACGGTCAGCCTGACAAGACGGTGGAGACCTGGAAAAACCTGTGGTTCCACACGGGTGACCGCGTGGTGCGTGATGCCGATGGCTATTACCGCTTTGTGGACCGTCTGAAAGACATGATTCGTCGTCGTGGTGAGAACATTTCCTCCTACGAAGTCGAACAGGCTTTGGCCAGCCATCCTGCTGTCCATACGGTTGCTGTCTATGCTGCCAAGTCCGAGCTGGCCGAGGATGAAGTCATGGCCATGATTGTGCTGCGCCCGGATTGCACGGTCAGCTGCGAGGAGCTGCTGCAGCATTGCGAGCGCCGTCTGCCCTACTTTGCGGTGCCTCGCTTTATTGAGTTTGCCCAAGTCTTGCCCACCACGGAAAATGGCAAGATTCAAAAGTTTGCCCTGCGTGATCGCGGCGTTGGCCCCGACACCTGGGATAGAGAAAAAGCAGGCTATCAGGTTCGCCGCTGA
- a CDS encoding thiolase family protein gives MTPSFDLDTVRLLGATEVTYTRRGQLGTSELLAQAFKQSLAAASLKASDIDGLGVASFTHAPDRAIDLAWKLGLKVGWIMDDSNGGASGLNILQHAIRAVQAGDARCIAIVAGDHFQAKDFQQLVENYNQTTYDHLRPLGAGSPNHRFAMLTANQMRKLGLERADYAALVMRQRMWAGMNPGAVYRSPMSLDDYLNAPEVADPLTRLDCVPVVDGANALIVMRADHPAAQNQPEITVKALRSFHNIDDQQGDGLSTGLAALAPSLWADSGLSPAQMDVVSIYDDYPVMVLAQLQDLGFFEADGAKQFIHESIATGRLALNTSGGQLSAGQAGAACSLHGLVEVMRQLSAQAGERQVAQARYGLVTGYGMVEYRYGMCSTALVLEAL, from the coding sequence ATGACGCCTAGTTTCGATCTGGACACAGTGCGCCTGCTGGGCGCGACCGAGGTCACCTACACCCGGCGTGGTCAGTTGGGCACGTCCGAGCTGCTGGCCCAGGCTTTCAAGCAGTCTCTTGCTGCAGCAAGTCTGAAGGCCAGCGATATTGATGGTCTGGGGGTAGCCTCCTTTACCCATGCACCGGATCGGGCTATTGATCTGGCCTGGAAGCTGGGCTTGAAGGTGGGCTGGATTATGGATGACAGCAATGGCGGTGCCAGCGGTCTAAATATTCTGCAGCACGCTATTCGTGCGGTACAGGCGGGTGATGCCCGCTGTATTGCAATTGTGGCCGGGGATCATTTTCAGGCCAAGGATTTCCAGCAACTGGTCGAGAACTATAACCAGACGACTTACGATCATTTGCGGCCTTTGGGCGCGGGCAGTCCGAATCATCGCTTTGCCATGCTGACCGCGAATCAAATGCGCAAGCTGGGTTTGGAGCGAGCGGATTATGCGGCCTTGGTGATGCGCCAGCGCATGTGGGCCGGCATGAATCCAGGTGCCGTGTATCGCAGTCCCATGAGTCTGGATGATTATCTGAATGCGCCTGAAGTGGCGGATCCTTTAACGCGGCTGGATTGTGTGCCGGTGGTGGATGGGGCCAATGCCTTGATTGTGATGCGCGCGGATCATCCGGCGGCGCAGAATCAGCCTGAAATTACGGTGAAGGCGTTACGCAGTTTTCATAATATTGATGATCAGCAAGGCGACGGCTTGAGCACGGGTCTGGCGGCTTTGGCTCCAAGCTTGTGGGCGGATTCGGGCTTGAGTCCGGCACAGATGGATGTAGTCAGTATTTATGACGATTACCCGGTCATGGTGCTGGCGCAGTTGCAGGATTTGGGCTTTTTTGAGGCGGATGGGGCGAAGCAATTTATCCATGAGTCTATTGCGACGGGTCGTCTGGCCTTGAATACGTCTGGCGGGCAGTTGTCGGCCGGGCAGGCCGGGGCGGCGTGCAGCTTGCATGGTTTGGTCGAGGTGATGCGTCAGTTAAGCGCTCAGGCCGGGGAGCGTCAGGTGGCGCAGGCCCGTTATGGCTTGGTCACGGGTTACGGCATGGTGGAGTATCGCTATGGCATGTGTTCGACGGCTCTTGTTTTGGAGGCCTTGTGA
- a CDS encoding TRAP transporter large permease: MEWYMALILLLGSLFLLMAIGTPVVFAFLSVNLLGAWLFLGEAAGLAQWARNTTASIGSFSLTPIPLFVLMGEVLFHTGLAFKAIDSIERMISRVPGKLSIVSILGGTTFATLSGSSIANTAMMGGVMLPEMLRRGYHPTMAMGPIMAVGGIAMLIPPSALAVMLGSLAGISIERLLIGGILPGMLMAAGFLAYVVVRSRLRPQDAPMSDDDPATRLKGWALWKPFVFNVVPLLGIFIAVVGSMLAGWASPTESAAIGVVASVLATIAYRALTLKALWKSLIETAKVSVVILFILAASTTFAQLLSFSGASAGFLGMIKDYDLSPFVLVICMLLVLLVMGMVLDQISMMMIALPFFMPLALAAGVDTVWLGVMILIALEIGLLTPPFGLLLIVMQSVAPPSIRLPHIYSAAVPFLVIEIGILALVLFVPWIAVGLPGLIG; encoded by the coding sequence ATGGAATGGTACATGGCATTGATCCTGCTGCTGGGATCACTTTTTCTCTTGATGGCTATCGGTACGCCGGTGGTTTTTGCCTTCTTGTCCGTGAACTTGCTGGGTGCCTGGCTGTTTCTGGGCGAGGCGGCAGGTTTGGCTCAATGGGCGCGTAACACCACCGCTTCCATTGGCAGTTTTTCCTTAACCCCCATCCCCTTATTCGTCCTGATGGGTGAGGTGCTGTTCCACACCGGGCTGGCCTTCAAAGCCATCGACTCCATCGAACGCATGATCTCGCGCGTGCCGGGCAAGCTGTCCATCGTCAGTATCCTGGGTGGAACGACCTTTGCGACTTTGTCGGGTTCGTCCATTGCCAACACCGCCATGATGGGCGGCGTGATGCTGCCGGAAATGTTGCGTCGCGGCTATCACCCCACCATGGCCATGGGTCCCATCATGGCGGTGGGCGGTATCGCCATGCTGATCCCGCCTTCGGCCCTGGCCGTCATGCTGGGTAGCCTGGCCGGTATCTCCATCGAACGACTGCTGATCGGCGGCATCCTGCCCGGCATGTTGATGGCAGCAGGCTTTCTGGCCTACGTGGTCGTGCGCAGCCGCCTGCGTCCGCAAGATGCCCCCATGAGTGACGACGATCCCGCCACCCGCCTGAAAGGCTGGGCCTTGTGGAAACCTTTCGTGTTCAACGTCGTCCCCCTGCTGGGCATCTTCATTGCCGTCGTCGGCTCAATGTTGGCCGGCTGGGCATCGCCTACCGAATCGGCAGCGATCGGCGTCGTGGCCTCGGTACTGGCAACCATCGCCTACCGTGCTCTGACCCTGAAAGCACTGTGGAAGAGCCTGATCGAAACCGCCAAAGTGTCGGTCGTGATCCTGTTCATCCTGGCCGCCTCCACCACCTTCGCCCAATTGCTGAGCTTCTCCGGAGCCAGCGCAGGCTTCCTGGGCATGATCAAAGACTACGACCTGTCACCCTTCGTGCTGGTGATCTGCATGCTGCTGGTGCTACTGGTCATGGGCATGGTGCTGGATCAAATCTCCATGATGATGATTGCCTTGCCTTTCTTCATGCCCCTGGCTCTGGCCGCAGGTGTGGATACCGTCTGGCTGGGTGTCATGATCCTGATCGCACTGGAAATCGGCTTGCTGACCCCACCGTTCGGCCTGCTGCTGATCGTGATGCAAAGCGTGGCCCCGCCATCTATCCGCTTGCCCCACATCTACAGCGCCGCCGTGCCCTTCCTGGTCATAGAAATCGGCATCCTGGCCCTGGTCTTGTTCGTTCCCTGGATTGCCGTGGGCCTGCCAGGACTGATCGGCTAA
- the dctP gene encoding TRAP transporter substrate-binding protein DctP has translation MVHKTTRVVAAALLALGMAGAQAAEVTLKAVSVFTMDTFFTKRFKQFVDKVNTEGKGLVQINVIGGPEAIPPFEVGNALRSGVIDFANTTAVFHANLVPEALALTLTEKPMSELRQNGGYELMDKIHREKANITWLARTTDGLQYHIYTNKPVTSADLSGFKLRGVPVYLSFFREIGATPLQIPPGEVYTALERGVVDGYGWPSVGVMEMGWHEKTKYRVEPGFYNVEVGFFMNQKSWEKLDEDQKAFMRKQIEWMESQNVTEHQMAIDEKAATEQAGVQALVLEPEVARALRTKAYEAGWAGIDKSSPKYAAQLRELFGGYQP, from the coding sequence ATGGTGCATAAAACAACTCGGGTGGTGGCTGCGGCCTTGCTGGCATTGGGAATGGCTGGCGCACAGGCAGCGGAAGTAACGCTGAAAGCGGTATCTGTCTTTACGATGGACACTTTCTTTACCAAGCGCTTCAAGCAATTCGTTGACAAGGTCAACACAGAAGGCAAGGGTCTGGTACAGATCAACGTCATTGGCGGGCCAGAGGCCATTCCTCCTTTCGAAGTAGGTAACGCACTGCGTTCCGGCGTGATTGATTTCGCCAATACCACCGCCGTATTCCACGCCAATCTGGTGCCTGAAGCACTGGCGTTGACCTTGACAGAAAAGCCCATGAGCGAGCTGCGTCAGAACGGCGGCTACGAACTGATGGACAAGATTCACCGCGAGAAAGCCAACATCACCTGGCTGGCTCGCACGACAGATGGTTTGCAGTACCACATCTACACCAACAAGCCTGTGACCTCGGCAGACCTGTCGGGTTTCAAGTTGCGCGGCGTGCCCGTGTACCTGTCCTTCTTCCGCGAAATTGGCGCAACGCCGCTGCAGATTCCACCGGGCGAGGTCTACACCGCGCTGGAGCGTGGTGTAGTGGACGGCTATGGCTGGCCTTCCGTGGGCGTAATGGAAATGGGTTGGCATGAAAAGACCAAATACCGTGTCGAACCAGGCTTCTACAACGTGGAAGTGGGCTTTTTCATGAACCAGAAGAGCTGGGAAAAACTGGACGAAGACCAGAAAGCCTTCATGCGCAAGCAGATCGAGTGGATGGAGTCGCAGAACGTGACTGAACACCAGATGGCAATTGATGAAAAAGCCGCTACCGAACAAGCCGGTGTGCAAGCTCTGGTTCTGGAGCCGGAAGTGGCTCGTGCCTTGCGTACCAAAGCTTACGAAGCAGGCTGGGCCGGTATCGACAAATCCAGCCCCAAATACGCCGCGCAACTGCGTGAACTGTTTGGTGGTTATCAGCCTTAA
- a CDS encoding HAD family hydrolase — MTFSAVLFDCDGVLVDSEPITVRVLRDMLQEEGWVMTYEQCYDWFIGKALPDELPTVRKMTGKDLDMEWVMAFRMRRNHALTNEVMAIPGIQDTLDAILRDKPGMIACASGADRAKLVLQLGQTGLLDYFGTHIYSGAETPRNKPYPDVYLAAAQGLGVDPKHCLVVEDSVTGATAGLAAGATVLGYCPVPDKEDELRSLGVRDTFRRMDELPALIAKLEQERVQG, encoded by the coding sequence ATGACATTTTCCGCTGTGCTGTTTGATTGTGACGGTGTGCTGGTAGACAGCGAACCAATCACGGTTCGTGTACTGCGGGACATGTTGCAAGAGGAAGGCTGGGTGATGACTTACGAGCAGTGCTATGACTGGTTCATTGGCAAGGCCCTGCCCGACGAACTGCCCACCGTGCGCAAGATGACGGGCAAAGATCTGGATATGGAATGGGTGATGGCCTTTCGCATGCGTCGCAACCATGCGCTGACCAATGAAGTGATGGCCATTCCCGGTATCCAGGACACGCTGGATGCCATCTTGCGCGACAAGCCCGGCATGATTGCCTGCGCGTCCGGCGCAGACCGCGCCAAGCTGGTGCTGCAACTGGGCCAAACCGGCCTGCTGGACTACTTTGGCACCCATATCTATAGCGGCGCCGAGACGCCCCGCAACAAGCCATACCCGGATGTCTATCTGGCCGCTGCTCAAGGGCTGGGCGTTGACCCCAAACACTGTCTGGTGGTGGAGGACAGCGTGACTGGTGCCACGGCAGGTCTGGCCGCCGGTGCAACCGTGCTGGGCTACTGCCCGGTTCCTGACAAGGAAGATGAGTTGCGCAGCCTGGGCGTACGTGACACCTTCCGCCGCATGGACGAGCTACCCGCTTTGATCGCCAAGTTGGAGCAGGAACGGGTACAAGGCTGA
- a CDS encoding MlaD family protein codes for MEPRAHHVLIGVFTLVVAVAAVLFSLWLAKAGQDAETRDYDIVFLEGVRGLSRGSAVQYNGLRVGEVRQLRLDPNDLQRVRAQVSIQASIPIHEDTQARLALAGITGQSVIELSGGTPNSPLLEATGDGLPMIVASPSPLAQLMAGGEELMTQISKLLDNANTFLSSENSQSLSASLQKLEVLMGQLSTASEGVPSLVKELSQASQQATTLLSSTQGLVDRQGTQAMNAIQKSMEDFSRATQSLNKLLEQNSAAIGRGAQGLTEIEPALRELRQVLAGFRAVTSRLEDNPAGYLLGRDKLQEFTP; via the coding sequence ATGGAACCGCGTGCCCATCATGTATTGATCGGGGTCTTTACCTTGGTAGTGGCTGTGGCTGCTGTCCTGTTCTCGCTTTGGCTGGCCAAGGCCGGGCAAGATGCCGAGACCCGCGATTACGATATTGTCTTTCTGGAAGGTGTGCGGGGTCTGTCTCGGGGCAGTGCCGTGCAATACAACGGCTTGCGCGTCGGTGAAGTGCGCCAGCTGCGCCTGGACCCGAACGACTTGCAGCGTGTGCGTGCGCAAGTGTCAATTCAGGCTTCCATCCCTATTCACGAAGACACCCAGGCTCGCTTGGCACTGGCTGGCATTACCGGACAGTCCGTGATCGAACTTAGTGGTGGGACACCCAACAGCCCCTTGCTGGAAGCCACCGGCGATGGCCTGCCCATGATTGTGGCCTCGCCCTCCCCACTGGCTCAGTTGATGGCTGGGGGTGAGGAGTTGATGACGCAAATTTCCAAGCTGCTGGATAACGCCAATACCTTCTTGTCGTCCGAGAACTCCCAATCCCTGTCGGCCAGCCTGCAAAAACTGGAAGTCTTGATGGGTCAGCTCTCGACCGCCAGCGAAGGCGTGCCCTCGTTGGTGAAAGAGCTGTCCCAGGCCAGCCAGCAAGCCACCACTTTGCTGTCTTCCACACAAGGTCTGGTAGACCGCCAGGGTACGCAGGCCATGAATGCCATCCAGAAATCCATGGAGGATTTCAGCCGTGCGACACAAAGCCTGAACAAGCTGCTGGAGCAAAATTCGGCAGCCATTGGCCGGGGTGCTCAGGGTCTGACCGAGATCGAACCCGCCTTGCGTGAATTGCGTCAGGTACTGGCTGGTTTCCGTGCCGTCACCTCTCGTCTGGAAGATAATCCAGCCGGCTACCTCTTGGGTCGCGACAAATTACAGGAGTTCACACCATGA
- a CDS encoding TRAP transporter small permease — MSAATAPEGLPSNTTWGRPYALLMHACGAVAALTFGLMSLLVCADVVLRNLGYDALSTSVEVTEYMLIIATFVAAPWVLYLGGHIRIDVLFNNLPLPVQRLLDLVSNLLGLLVSAVLAWQCAVVALDAHEQGAMVFKALVFPEWWLNLPLLFGASMLALEFLRRLISRPVKQGA; from the coding sequence ATGTCTGCTGCAACAGCCCCGGAAGGCTTGCCTTCCAACACGACCTGGGGGCGTCCTTACGCCCTGTTAATGCATGCTTGCGGAGCCGTTGCGGCGCTGACTTTCGGGCTGATGAGCCTGCTGGTTTGTGCCGACGTGGTGCTGCGCAACCTGGGTTACGACGCGCTGTCCACCAGCGTGGAAGTAACCGAATACATGTTGATCATTGCCACCTTCGTGGCAGCACCCTGGGTGCTGTACCTGGGCGGTCATATCCGTATCGACGTGTTGTTCAACAACCTGCCCCTTCCTGTTCAGCGCCTGCTGGATCTGGTTTCCAACCTTCTGGGCCTGCTTGTCAGTGCCGTGCTGGCCTGGCAGTGTGCCGTCGTCGCCCTGGATGCTCATGAGCAAGGGGCCATGGTATTCAAAGCCCTGGTGTTCCCGGAGTGGTGGCTGAATCTGCCTTTGCTGTTTGGTGCATCCATGCTGGCACTGGAATTCCTGCGCCGCCTGATTTCCCGTCCCGTTAAGCAAGGAGCCTGA
- a CDS encoding ABC-type transport auxiliary lipoprotein family protein: MMPTVVRRFLQVSLVGLAVLSTACSVLPQAESLTYYQLPATSLKAQQAPASHKNLIMQVNRPHAERLLASSRITVLPQGNELSAYKGVRWGDDVPALLRNRLADALRDSAQFRAVVLDTESVIADVEVGGTLGAFQVEYIQGAPRVRIQFDALVRDQRSGQLIQTRRFVAQQDVVGTAVPQVVEAFGLATDALSLQVSQWLASLTVQAPAP, translated from the coding sequence ATGATGCCCACGGTTGTGCGTCGTTTCTTGCAGGTATCCCTAGTTGGTCTGGCCGTTTTGTCCACCGCCTGCTCGGTTCTGCCTCAGGCGGAATCCCTGACTTATTATCAGCTTCCGGCCACTAGCCTGAAGGCCCAGCAAGCACCCGCTTCGCACAAGAATCTGATTATGCAGGTGAACCGGCCTCACGCCGAACGGTTGCTGGCCAGTTCACGCATCACGGTCCTGCCCCAGGGCAACGAACTGAGTGCTTATAAGGGCGTACGCTGGGGTGACGATGTACCCGCCTTGTTGCGTAATCGTCTGGCCGATGCCTTGCGTGACTCGGCGCAGTTCCGGGCGGTGGTGCTGGATACCGAGTCCGTCATTGCTGATGTAGAGGTAGGCGGTACGCTGGGGGCCTTCCAGGTCGAGTATATTCAGGGTGCCCCACGGGTACGGATTCAGTTTGATGCGTTAGTACGCGATCAGCGCTCGGGCCAGTTGATTCAGACCCGTCGTTTTGTCGCTCAACAGGATGTTGTTGGCACAGCCGTGCCACAGGTGGTGGAGGCATTTGGGCTGGCTACGGATGCCTTGTCCTTGCAAGTTAGCCAATGGTTGGCTTCTTTAACTGTTCAGGCCCCTGCACCTTAA